One Brumimicrobium sp. DNA window includes the following coding sequences:
- a CDS encoding glycosyltransferase family 2 protein, giving the protein METAVVILNWNGVAFLKQFLPTLIQFTPEAKIIVIDNQSTDESTLYLHENHPEVEVIINSFNGGFAKGYNDGLNLLNGRFKYYVLINSDVEVTSGWLSPLITLMDSNDSIVGVQPKILSYKQKDTFEYAGACGGYMDKNYYPFCRGRMFDVVEKDTGQYDSETEVFWVSGACMAVRANIFHSLKGFDEDFFAHMEEIDFCWRAKRQGYTFYVNPASVIYHVGGGTLAYGSPRKTYLNFRNSLYMIHKNHERLLFFKVCYRLCLDGLAGIKFLLSGQFNHVIAILKAHFHYYRDLGKLQRKRKALVITTKSYNKSGLFKGSLLWNYYFKKIRTFSCLNQRLFSER; this is encoded by the coding sequence TTGGAAACAGCTGTAGTCATTTTAAACTGGAATGGAGTTGCTTTTTTAAAGCAGTTCTTACCTACATTGATACAATTCACTCCAGAAGCTAAAATAATTGTAATTGACAATCAATCTACAGATGAGAGCACCTTATATCTTCATGAAAATCATCCAGAGGTGGAAGTCATTATAAATTCTTTTAATGGAGGTTTTGCCAAGGGTTATAATGATGGCTTGAATCTATTAAACGGAAGATTTAAGTATTATGTATTGATTAATTCAGATGTAGAAGTGACTTCTGGATGGCTATCACCTCTTATCACGTTAATGGATAGTAATGATTCAATTGTAGGAGTTCAACCGAAGATTTTATCTTATAAACAAAAAGATACATTTGAATATGCAGGTGCCTGTGGTGGGTATATGGATAAAAACTACTACCCTTTTTGTAGAGGACGCATGTTTGATGTCGTAGAAAAGGACACTGGACAATACGATTCAGAAACAGAGGTCTTTTGGGTTTCAGGGGCATGTATGGCAGTGCGCGCCAACATCTTTCATTCATTAAAAGGTTTTGATGAAGATTTCTTTGCACACATGGAAGAAATTGATTTTTGTTGGAGAGCAAAAAGACAAGGATATACTTTTTATGTTAACCCAGCATCAGTAATATACCATGTGGGAGGCGGAACCTTAGCTTATGGAAGTCCACGCAAAACCTACCTCAATTTTAGAAATAGCTTATACATGATACATAAGAATCATGAGAGACTTCTCTTTTTTAAAGTATGTTATCGTTTATGCTTAGATGGCTTAGCTGGGATAAAATTCTTACTGTCCGGTCAATTCAATCATGTTATTGCAATCTTAAAAGCTCACTTCCACTATTACAGAGATTTGGGTAAACTTCAACGAAAAAGAAAAGCACTTGTAATTACAACAAAATCGTACAATAAATCAGGGTTATTTAAAGGCTCTTTGCTGTGGAATTATTATTTCAAAAAGATACGTACATTTTCCTGTCTAAATCAACGTCTATTTAGTGAGAGATGA
- the fbp gene encoding class 1 fructose-bisphosphatase — MSKIVTLNNFILNKQKDFPFATGELSNLLNDIVVAAKIINRDVNRAGLVDILGAKGEINVQGEAQQKLDVIADETMIRAFKNGGEVCGIASEENDDFVAFDNELSKNGKYVVLFDPLDGSSNIDVNVSIGTIFSIYRRLSPQGTLATKEDFLQKGTEQVAAGYVLYGSSTMLVYTTGKGVNGFTLDPSIGEFCLSHPDLKSPDTGRVYSINEGNLDRCDPGLKDYVQYCREDDSSTGRPYSGRYIGSLVADFHRNLIKGGIYVYPTTNNHKEGRLRLLYECNPLAFIAEQAGALATDGYRRVLEIEPNRLHQRCGYFVGSKKMVEKAMSCLKDKVETV; from the coding sequence ATGTCAAAAATCGTCACCTTAAACAATTTTATCTTAAACAAACAGAAAGATTTCCCATTTGCTACTGGAGAGTTATCCAACCTACTGAACGATATCGTTGTAGCTGCTAAAATCATCAACCGAGATGTAAATCGAGCTGGATTAGTAGATATTTTAGGTGCAAAGGGAGAAATTAATGTGCAAGGAGAGGCGCAACAGAAACTAGACGTCATTGCAGATGAAACTATGATTCGTGCATTTAAGAATGGTGGTGAAGTTTGCGGAATTGCCTCAGAAGAGAATGATGATTTTGTGGCTTTTGACAATGAACTATCAAAGAATGGTAAATATGTAGTATTGTTTGATCCATTAGATGGTTCTTCTAATATTGATGTTAATGTTTCAATTGGTACAATTTTTTCAATTTACAGAAGACTTTCACCTCAGGGTACATTGGCAACGAAAGAAGATTTCTTACAAAAAGGAACAGAACAAGTAGCAGCGGGGTATGTTTTATACGGCTCCTCAACTATGTTGGTTTATACTACTGGAAAAGGTGTTAATGGATTTACTTTAGATCCTTCTATTGGAGAATTTTGCTTATCACACCCTGATTTAAAATCTCCTGACACAGGCAGAGTTTACTCTATTAATGAGGGGAATTTGGATCGTTGCGACCCAGGTTTAAAAGATTATGTGCAATATTGTAGAGAAGATGACTCAAGCACCGGAAGACCTTACTCTGGTAGATATATCGGCTCTTTAGTGGCAGATTTTCACAGAAACTTAATTAAAGGTGGTATTTATGTTTATCCCACAACTAATAATCATAAAGAAGGTAGATTACGATTATTATATGAATGCAATCCGCTTGCTTTTATTGCTGAGCAGGCAGGAGCTCTAGCCACAGATGGTTATCGTAGAGTTTTAGAAATTGAACCAAATCGTTTACATCAACGTTGTGGCTATTTCGTCGGCTCTAAAAAAATGGTAGAAAAAGCTATGAGCTGTCTCAAAGATAAGGTGGAAACAGTTTAA
- a CDS encoding GWxTD domain-containing protein has product MLKQGFLLIIAFATVLSGFSQSQHLKVYLKENQLYAPEQGSYIEIQMTFDGRSLEYIQSGDSLKGQLEITQIFEQDGKIIMADKYQLNSPTVVDSIFMNFYDIQKYILHPGKYNYELIVNDVNSKKEALGVQKEIVIRDFSEVSFSSVIPAEIIRVNTSEKQNLFTKAGYDVIPIVNNYYPTELENLLYYVEIYNTQKLKQDSVILEQKIVGRDNKLDWNKYTRIFKFAPLPLRPIAKIVDIRELPTGAYTLELNLLDKENKVLATTSYNFDRNNSDEINELAYQNIILDPAFAESVPMDSVNYYVASLIPISRQAEVKNILSVLKSKDREKSFKYLQAFWKQIAPTNAFESWIKYKSQVQLVQRLYATNYQVGFETDRGRVYLQYGSPNSIIENPSSPSEYPYEIWQYDKINQYSNKRFVFYCPNNLNNEYRLLHSDMIGEVQNYRWKYALNKRNTPDQNLDDPTGGGIEHFGGNSSRYYNSY; this is encoded by the coding sequence ATGTTGAAACAAGGGTTTTTATTGATAATAGCATTTGCAACTGTTTTATCTGGTTTTTCCCAAAGTCAGCATTTAAAAGTATATCTTAAGGAAAATCAACTATATGCTCCAGAACAGGGAAGCTATATTGAGATCCAAATGACTTTTGACGGAAGATCATTAGAATACATACAATCAGGAGACAGCTTAAAGGGGCAGTTAGAGATTACTCAAATATTTGAACAAGATGGGAAAATCATAATGGCCGATAAGTATCAATTAAACAGTCCAACAGTAGTAGATAGTATTTTCATGAACTTTTATGATATTCAGAAATATATTTTACACCCAGGAAAATACAATTACGAGCTAATAGTAAATGACGTGAATTCAAAAAAAGAGGCACTTGGTGTTCAAAAGGAAATTGTGATTCGCGACTTTTCGGAGGTGAGTTTTTCTTCAGTTATTCCTGCTGAAATCATCCGAGTGAATACATCTGAGAAGCAGAATTTATTTACAAAAGCAGGATATGATGTGATTCCTATCGTCAATAATTATTACCCAACAGAATTGGAGAATCTTCTTTACTATGTAGAAATATATAATACGCAAAAATTAAAACAAGACTCAGTAATACTTGAGCAAAAGATAGTTGGAAGAGATAATAAATTGGATTGGAATAAATACACACGTATTTTCAAATTTGCCCCTCTCCCACTTCGTCCAATTGCCAAAATTGTTGATATTAGAGAACTTCCGACAGGTGCATACACTTTAGAATTGAACTTACTCGATAAAGAAAACAAGGTGTTGGCTACGACTTCTTACAACTTTGACCGTAACAATTCGGATGAAATAAATGAACTAGCATATCAAAATATCATACTCGATCCTGCTTTTGCTGAGAGTGTTCCTATGGATTCAGTAAATTATTATGTGGCTAGTCTTATCCCTATTTCGAGACAAGCTGAGGTAAAGAATATTCTAAGTGTATTGAAATCAAAGGATAGGGAGAAAAGTTTTAAATATTTACAGGCATTTTGGAAACAGATTGCTCCAACCAACGCGTTTGAATCTTGGATAAAATACAAATCGCAGGTTCAACTTGTTCAACGCCTATACGCCACAAATTACCAAGTAGGATTTGAAACAGACAGAGGTCGCGTATATCTACAATACGGCTCACCAAATAGCATCATAGAAAACCCATCTTCTCCTTCTGAGTATCCATACGAGATTTGGCAATATGATAAAATCAATCAATACTCGAATAAGAGGTTTGTATTCTACTGCCCGAATAACCTAAACAATGAATATCGTTTATTGCATAGTGATATGATTGGAGAAGTTCAGAATTATCGCTGGAAATATGCTTTAAATAAGCGTAATACTCCTGATCAAAACTTAGACGATCCAACCGGGGGAGGAATAGAACACTTTGGAGGAAACTCATCGCGCTATTACAACAGTTACTAA
- a CDS encoding serine hydrolase encodes MWLKYVRFLPILLGFFFLDCDRYLYAQMDTPADYRSSIFYRGMSPQTYNAKLIEYRKKGYRPIDIKIFGGNDLSYTIVMRENTEKYDWTVHTQLLDKDFKTKWTEMRDKGYRPSKQRSYTYKGKQYYGAIWVKDNKRWTSYRNLTADRFEKSYKENIERGYILVDMDAYIINGIVYYSGVYVRRESNIKSIYSVALRAQDFAAHLEARKKDGYRLQECNSYSIKNQQYYACLWVRDGIKNWLESRNMTGDDFLNKRVLLRDKGYRLEKVDIYPTSSGTRYLGIWVQNDLSLIHFRSQQEIEKLVLQYMEKKPTQGMSVAIARDGKIVYQRGFGYADKELNKVTHSRTVYRLASISKAMTGTLSFMLHEKKYFPIQDTILTMLDLPAHHRYSFEELLNCQSHVRHYVTNDTVYKLRNVTAWQATKAFMNDPLVPGSGFYYSTHGYTIAAAAIEKLTGKSIDKQLRDLISNPYGFPTLNCQKPNSKVDERSALYTYKSADKTFKKATPDDITWKFGGGGMEASVYDLTRFGIAMLNHRFLTPDCMEEMLTPPNGTSYAQGWDTGTSDYGKWFGKSGDQLGARSYIRMYSNRNTVIVILCNTQTSKIEGDREKLTASIADLLFK; translated from the coding sequence GAGGAATGTCTCCACAAACATATAATGCCAAACTAATCGAATATAGGAAGAAGGGATATCGTCCAATTGATATAAAAATATTTGGAGGAAATGATCTATCTTATACAATTGTAATGCGAGAAAATACGGAGAAATATGATTGGACAGTACATACGCAATTGTTAGATAAAGATTTTAAAACCAAATGGACTGAAATGCGTGATAAAGGATATAGACCTTCAAAACAGCGCAGTTACACATATAAAGGGAAACAATATTATGGTGCTATCTGGGTCAAAGACAATAAACGCTGGACAAGTTACCGTAATCTAACAGCCGACCGATTTGAAAAATCCTACAAAGAAAATATTGAGCGTGGCTATATTCTAGTGGACATGGACGCATACATTATCAATGGAATTGTATATTACTCAGGTGTGTATGTTCGCAGGGAATCAAATATTAAATCAATATATAGCGTTGCTTTAAGAGCTCAAGATTTTGCTGCACATCTCGAAGCTAGAAAGAAAGATGGTTATCGCTTGCAAGAGTGCAATAGCTATTCTATAAAAAATCAGCAATACTACGCCTGTCTATGGGTAAGAGACGGTATCAAGAATTGGTTAGAGTCTAGGAATATGACTGGAGACGACTTTTTAAATAAACGTGTATTATTAAGAGACAAAGGATACAGACTCGAAAAAGTTGACATCTACCCAACTAGTAGTGGAACACGATATTTAGGAATATGGGTGCAGAACGATTTGAGTTTGATACACTTCAGAAGCCAGCAAGAAATTGAAAAATTGGTTCTGCAATATATGGAAAAAAAACCTACGCAGGGTATGTCTGTTGCTATTGCACGTGATGGAAAGATAGTCTATCAAAGAGGATTTGGTTATGCAGATAAAGAATTGAATAAGGTAACTCACTCACGAACTGTATATCGTTTAGCATCCATCTCAAAAGCAATGACTGGGACACTCTCTTTCATGTTACACGAAAAAAAATATTTTCCAATTCAAGATACCATCCTAACCATGTTGGATTTACCTGCACATCACCGCTATAGTTTTGAAGAATTATTGAATTGTCAATCACACGTAAGACATTACGTAACAAACGACACGGTATATAAATTGCGAAATGTGACTGCTTGGCAAGCAACCAAAGCATTTATGAATGACCCATTAGTGCCAGGCTCTGGATTTTATTATTCCACACATGGATATACCATTGCAGCAGCCGCAATCGAAAAACTAACAGGTAAATCCATTGATAAACAACTACGTGATTTAATTAGCAACCCGTATGGATTTCCTACATTAAACTGCCAAAAGCCAAATAGTAAAGTAGATGAACGCTCTGCTTTATATACTTATAAATCTGCTGATAAAACTTTTAAAAAGGCTACTCCTGATGATATCACGTGGAAATTTGGAGGTGGAGGTATGGAGGCTAGCGTCTATGATTTGACTCGTTTTGGTATAGCCATGCTGAATCACCGTTTTTTAACTCCAGATTGTATGGAGGAAATGCTCACACCTCCAAACGGAACATCCTATGCTCAAGGTTGGGATACAGGAACCAGTGATTATGGAAAATGGTTTGGAAAATCCGGAGATCAACTAGGTGCACGTTCGTATATACGTATGTATAGTAACAGAAATACAGTTATTGTAATCCTTTGCAATACACAAACCTCTAAAATTGAAGGGGATAGAGAAAAATTAACCGCATCAATAGCTGATTTATTATTTAAATAA